One genomic segment of Bacteroidota bacterium includes these proteins:
- a CDS encoding BatA domain-containing protein, protein MILLALNFLFPGFAWALLAIAIPIIIHLFNFRRFKKVPFTNVKMLKEIKEETNSHRRIKHLLTLAARILAVSALVLAFMQPYIPVTNAMVQSAERVVSVFVDNSFSMDLAGKEGTQLQQAVSKAKDLSLAYRPSDKFQLLTNDFNAIQQRLISREEFIEQLDQVKTTTTSRSLREIYLRQQEALHAAGNASMISYIISDFQKSAFDFTNFTADTAVRTSLIHLPSQSISNVYIDTAWMENPLIRINQPVNLHVVVRNSGEKDLENIPLKLFVNNTQRSLASVNIPAGMAVTSILNFSSTTGGLQRCDLGITDFPITFDDHYYFSFEIIEKTNVAIINNQAPSPYLQSVFKADSSFQIINQLASQINYDIISKSDVVILNGIVNPTTGLSAELKKFSDGGATIVVFPDSASDINATNQLLGNLGADQLTSWTSISDKVSKIDLQNPLFKSVFDRVPDNMDLPIVSGFFATIQNSTSKREPILQLQNGIPLLAKYSNGSGQTYVFTTTLSSANSNLVNHALFAPIMYRIALLINRYREPSYIIGRDQFVSIDKNAVSGEEVFHIVNQKNSFDIIPQHQSGSTALTIFFSDQLKHAGNYDIILRDKAVASVAFNYNKSESLLQYYSADELTEQLEKNNIQSISLLENVDAGISKLINEQSEGIKLWKYCIIAALLFFAVEILILRLWKA, encoded by the coding sequence ATGATTTTGCTTGCACTAAACTTTTTATTTCCAGGCTTTGCCTGGGCACTGCTGGCGATTGCAATTCCAATTATTATTCACCTTTTTAATTTTCGAAGATTTAAAAAGGTTCCCTTTACCAATGTGAAAATGTTGAAAGAGATAAAGGAGGAGACCAATTCGCACAGACGCATCAAACATTTACTAACCTTAGCTGCGCGTATACTTGCAGTAAGCGCTTTGGTACTTGCATTTATGCAGCCATACATACCTGTAACCAATGCCATGGTGCAAAGTGCCGAAAGGGTGGTAAGTGTTTTTGTAGACAATTCATTCAGCATGGACCTGGCTGGCAAGGAGGGCACACAATTGCAGCAGGCAGTAAGCAAGGCCAAAGATTTATCGTTGGCTTATCGCCCAAGCGATAAGTTTCAATTGCTAACCAATGATTTTAATGCCATACAACAACGCTTGATTAGCCGCGAAGAATTTATAGAACAACTGGATCAGGTAAAAACTACAACTACTTCGAGAAGCTTGCGTGAGATTTATTTGCGTCAGCAAGAAGCTTTGCATGCTGCAGGCAATGCAAGTATGATCAGTTATATCATCAGCGATTTTCAAAAGTCAGCATTTGACTTTACAAACTTTACCGCTGATACCGCTGTACGCACCTCACTTATACATCTGCCTTCGCAAAGTATTAGCAATGTGTATATCGATACCGCATGGATGGAGAATCCGCTCATACGCATTAATCAGCCGGTTAATTTGCATGTAGTTGTGCGTAACTCCGGAGAGAAGGATTTAGAAAATATTCCACTAAAGTTATTTGTAAATAATACCCAACGTTCGCTGGCAAGTGTAAACATACCTGCTGGCATGGCGGTTACTTCAATTTTAAATTTTAGTTCTACTACTGGCGGGCTGCAACGTTGCGACCTTGGCATTACTGATTTTCCTATCACCTTTGACGATCACTATTATTTTAGCTTTGAAATTATTGAAAAAACTAACGTAGCTATTATTAATAATCAAGCACCTTCTCCTTATCTTCAAAGTGTTTTCAAAGCCGACTCTTCTTTCCAAATAATTAATCAGCTTGCTTCGCAAATTAATTATGATATTATCTCTAAAAGCGATGTGGTCATATTAAACGGGATTGTCAATCCCACCACGGGGTTATCTGCCGAGTTAAAAAAGTTTTCGGATGGTGGTGCAACAATCGTTGTTTTTCCTGACTCAGCCTCGGATATAAATGCGACCAACCAGCTATTGGGTAACCTTGGTGCCGATCAGTTAACATCCTGGACAAGCATTAGCGATAAAGTTTCAAAAATCGATTTGCAAAATCCGTTATTTAAATCCGTTTTCGACCGTGTGCCTGATAATATGGACCTGCCTATAGTAAGCGGATTTTTTGCCACGATACAAAACTCTACTTCGAAGCGCGAACCCATTTTGCAATTGCAAAATGGAATACCCTTACTTGCCAAGTATTCAAATGGAAGCGGGCAAACCTATGTGTTTACTACTACACTTAGCAGTGCAAACAGCAACCTTGTAAATCATGCACTTTTTGCACCTATAATGTATCGAATTGCTTTGTTAATTAACAGATACCGCGAGCCTAGCTATATTATTGGCCGCGATCAGTTTGTTTCGATTGATAAAAATGCAGTGAGTGGCGAAGAAGTATTTCATATCGTAAATCAGAAAAATAGCTTCGATATCATTCCACAACATCAAAGTGGCTCTACTGCTTTAACCATTTTCTTTAGCGACCAACTCAAGCATGCAGGTAATTACGATATCATCTTACGCGATAAGGCAGTGGCAAGTGTTGCCTTTAATTATAACAAGAGCGAGTCGCTACTGCAGTATTATAGTGCGGATGAACTCACTGAACAATTAGAAAAAAACAACATCCAAAGTATTTCGTTGCTCGAAAATGTAGATGCAGGTATCAGCAAACTGATAAATGAACAAAGCGAAGGAATTAAACTCTGGAAATATTGTATCATTGCAGCGCTTCTGTTTTTTGCTGTCGAAATATTAATTTTAAGATTGTGGAAGGCCTGA
- a CDS encoding dihydroorotase, whose product MEGLKLLIKKVQVIDSNSPYNGQLADILIEGNRVTAINQIPKGTYDKLEGNGLYLSPGWIDMRVNCCEPGMEHKEDIASACEAALHGGFCKILAMPTTLPVADNKATIQFMINAGFNKHVTLLPAGSITMKQDGKELAEMLDMKHGGAVAFTDYKNSVTDALVMKLALTYSKNIETLIMHHPLNKSLSNHSNCINESANTMQLGFKGSPALAEALMLQRDIELLSYTGGRLHVCGVSCKESVEMIAQAKARGLSITCDVCIHNLILDDSKLAEFDSNYKVNPPLRSTGDIVALIQGVNDDTIDAIVSDHSPQDIESKKVEFEFASPGMIGTQILFALYNTYLSDTISLEKFIQKITHGPSNILSLTENKLEMGQEAVFTIFQATDKWTFDAATNKSKSNNSPFINKELKGKAVAIINKGKLVRVD is encoded by the coding sequence GTGGAAGGCCTGAAACTACTGATTAAAAAAGTACAAGTAATTGATTCAAATTCTCCCTATAACGGGCAACTTGCAGATATTTTAATTGAAGGCAACAGAGTTACTGCCATCAACCAAATTCCCAAAGGAACATACGATAAACTCGAAGGCAATGGCCTTTATCTTTCTCCGGGGTGGATTGATATGCGTGTAAATTGTTGCGAACCCGGTATGGAACATAAAGAAGATATTGCAAGTGCTTGCGAAGCCGCTTTGCATGGAGGCTTTTGTAAAATACTTGCTATGCCAACTACCTTGCCTGTAGCAGATAATAAGGCTACCATCCAATTCATGATAAATGCTGGCTTCAATAAGCACGTAACGTTACTGCCTGCCGGCAGCATAACCATGAAGCAAGATGGAAAAGAACTAGCCGAAATGCTTGATATGAAACACGGAGGTGCAGTAGCTTTTACTGATTATAAAAATTCTGTTACAGATGCTTTGGTGATGAAACTTGCATTAACCTATTCTAAAAACATTGAAACCTTAATAATGCATCACCCGTTGAACAAGTCGCTCAGTAATCATAGTAACTGTATAAACGAGAGCGCAAATACGATGCAACTGGGTTTCAAAGGCTCGCCAGCACTGGCAGAAGCATTAATGCTACAGCGCGATATAGAATTGCTTAGCTATACCGGTGGTAGGCTGCATGTGTGCGGAGTTTCATGCAAGGAGAGTGTGGAAATGATTGCCCAAGCTAAAGCTCGGGGATTAAGCATAACATGTGATGTATGTATTCATAATTTGATTTTGGATGATAGTAAGCTTGCCGAATTTGATTCAAACTACAAAGTAAATCCACCACTTCGCAGCACAGGTGATATTGTTGCACTTATACAAGGTGTGAATGATGATACGATAGATGCCATAGTAAGCGACCATAGCCCACAAGATATCGAAAGTAAAAAAGTTGAATTTGAATTTGCATCACCGGGAATGATTGGAACTCAGATTTTATTTGCATTATACAATACCTATTTGTCAGATACTATTTCCCTTGAAAAATTTATTCAAAAAATAACTCATGGCCCTTCGAACATATTAAGCTTAACCGAAAATAAATTAGAGATGGGACAAGAAGCTGTGTTTACAATCTTTCAGGCAACGGATAAATGGACATTTGATGCTGCAACAAATAAGAGCAAAAGCAATAATTCGCCTTTTATTAATAAGGAACTGAAAGGTAAAGCAGTGGCCATTATAAACAAAGGAAAACTTGTAAGAGTTGATTAA
- the lipB gene encoding lipoyl(octanoyl) transferase LipB, producing the protein MSQPEVQYLDWGLIDFKSAWERQEQLLQSIIERKKSDPSSNLNATPHYFILCEHPHVYTLGKSGDEKNLLANSELLDKQGATFYKINRGGDITYHGPGQLVGYPILNLDDFFHDVHQYMRYLEDVIIKSLSDFNIASERYTGLTGVWLDAEKPNARKICAMGVRLSRWVTMHGFALNVNTKLDYFSNIVPCGITDKKVTSMQQELSRQVSMDEVKHAIRKNFESVFGATLC; encoded by the coding sequence ATGTCGCAGCCAGAAGTACAATATCTTGATTGGGGTTTGATTGATTTTAAATCTGCCTGGGAGCGTCAAGAGCAATTATTGCAATCAATTATTGAGCGTAAAAAAAGCGATCCATCATCCAACCTGAATGCTACCCCTCACTATTTTATTTTATGCGAGCATCCACATGTATATACTTTAGGAAAAAGTGGTGATGAAAAAAACTTGCTCGCCAATAGTGAGTTGCTCGACAAGCAAGGAGCAACATTTTATAAAATTAATCGCGGAGGAGATATTACCTATCATGGCCCGGGGCAACTAGTTGGTTACCCGATACTAAATCTCGATGATTTTTTTCATGATGTGCATCAGTATATGCGTTACCTTGAAGATGTAATTATTAAATCGCTAAGCGATTTTAATATTGCTAGTGAGCGCTATACCGGATTAACCGGAGTTTGGCTTGATGCCGAAAAACCTAACGCGCGAAAAATTTGCGCCATGGGTGTGCGCCTTTCGCGCTGGGTAACCATGCATGGTTTTGCTCTTAATGTAAATACAAAGCTCGATTACTTTAGTAATATTGTTCCTTGTGGTATAACCGATAAAAAGGTTACCTCCATGCAGCAGGAGTTAAGCAGGCAGGTATCAATGGATGAAGTAAAACATGCTATCAGAAAAAATTTTGAATCGGTGTTTGGTGCTACCTTATGCTGA
- a CDS encoding GtrA family protein: MRIIIQTFFKSRVFRYFVAAGVATVVDISVYYIMLHYVLQMRVFDITDYISVSSPSIALFVSYSCGLVTNFGISKYYVFKESSLQTNKQLFRFVSVGLLVFFLNYSLMSFLIHRLEWYPTVARIFSALSLGVVSYMFHKLFTFMVSKKQLKHRQHRQKKKSA; this comes from the coding sequence ATGCGCATCATCATTCAAACGTTTTTTAAGTCGCGTGTATTCCGCTACTTTGTGGCTGCAGGAGTTGCAACTGTGGTAGATATTTCGGTGTACTACATCATGTTACATTATGTACTGCAAATGCGCGTTTTTGATATTACAGACTACATTTCTGTATCATCCCCTTCCATTGCATTGTTTGTTTCTTACTCGTGTGGATTAGTAACTAATTTTGGTATTAGCAAATACTACGTATTTAAGGAATCGAGCTTACAAACAAACAAGCAATTATTCCGCTTTGTGAGTGTGGGGCTTTTAGTATTTTTTTTAAATTATAGCTTAATGAGTTTTCTTATTCACAGGCTGGAGTGGTATCCTACAGTGGCGCGTATTTTCTCGGCATTATCACTTGGTGTGGTTAGCTATATGTTTCATAAACTCTTTACATTTATGGTAAGCAAAAAACAACTTAAGCACAGACAACACCGCCAGAAAAAAAAATCAGCATAA
- a CDS encoding AMP nucleosidase: MDNKTAIVSDWLPRYTGAELKDFGEYILLTNFQLYVQKFAEMNNVPLKGMDRPMPNATYNGISIINFGMGSANAATIMDLLSAVSPKACLFLGKCGGLKRKNKLGDLILPIAAIRGEGTSNDYFPPEVPALPAFSLQKAVSTTIRNHKKDYWTGTVYTTNRRVWEHDNTFKAYLQKLRAMAIDMETATVFITGFANQIPTGALLLVSDQPMISTGVKTAKSDTKVTGKYVDNHLAIGIDSLKELINNGNTVKHLRF, encoded by the coding sequence ATGGATAATAAAACCGCAATTGTAAGTGACTGGCTGCCTCGTTATACAGGTGCCGAGTTAAAGGATTTTGGCGAGTATATACTACTTACCAATTTCCAGCTTTACGTACAGAAATTTGCTGAGATGAATAATGTGCCGCTGAAAGGAATGGATAGGCCAATGCCTAATGCAACATACAACGGAATTTCAATCATTAACTTTGGTATGGGTAGCGCAAATGCAGCAACCATTATGGATTTGCTGAGTGCGGTTAGCCCTAAGGCCTGCTTATTTTTAGGTAAGTGCGGAGGTTTGAAAAGAAAAAATAAGTTAGGTGATTTAATTTTGCCCATAGCTGCCATACGAGGCGAGGGAACTAGTAACGATTATTTTCCACCGGAAGTGCCGGCCTTACCTGCCTTTAGTTTACAAAAGGCGGTATCTACCACCATTCGAAATCATAAAAAGGACTATTGGACGGGCACCGTTTATACTACCAACCGCAGAGTATGGGAGCATGACAACACCTTTAAAGCCTATTTGCAAAAACTTAGAGCAATGGCTATTGATATGGAAACAGCTACCGTTTTTATAACCGGGTTTGCCAATCAGATACCAACCGGTGCTTTGCTGTTAGTGAGCGATCAACCAATGATATCGACTGGTGTAAAAACTGCCAAGAGCGATACAAAAGTTACTGGCAAGTATGTAGATAATCATTTGGCCATCGGCATCGATTCGCTCAAAGAATTAATTAATAATGGAAACACCGTAAAACATTTGCGTTTTTAG
- the holA gene encoding DNA polymerase III subunit delta, translating to MATDTGQELIKKVKAGSIAPVYLLQGDEPYFIDVVSDALEQNLVDEGMRDFDQIVMYGKDIDLPGIIANARRMPMISPRMAVIIKEAQEVKSWKKEEECEALINYLKKPSPTTTLVFVFKSKPLDKRTKLYKTFKEKAEIYEGAKLKEEQIPQWITQYLKAHNHTISPDANHMLAEYLGSDLNKLSNELDKLMINIKGGEPITTKEIENNVGISKEFNVFELQKALAMRDIYKANLIANYFAANPKSNPIVLTLGALHSYFTKVFLVANAPATGNAEMAKYAGISPYFLSEYQTAARNFDNARLRMIASWIRDTDLKSKGVGNISTEDGDLLKELVWKILH from the coding sequence ATGGCAACCGATACAGGACAGGAATTAATAAAAAAAGTAAAAGCAGGCTCCATTGCTCCGGTTTATCTTTTACAAGGGGATGAGCCCTATTTTATAGATGTGGTGAGCGATGCCCTTGAGCAAAATTTGGTTGACGAAGGCATGCGCGATTTTGATCAGATAGTAATGTATGGCAAAGATATTGACTTGCCCGGCATTATTGCCAATGCGCGCAGAATGCCTATGATAAGTCCGCGCATGGCAGTTATTATTAAAGAAGCGCAGGAGGTAAAATCGTGGAAGAAAGAGGAAGAGTGTGAAGCGCTAATTAATTATTTAAAAAAACCATCACCCACTACCACGCTTGTATTTGTTTTTAAAAGCAAGCCGCTTGACAAACGCACCAAGCTATATAAAACCTTTAAGGAAAAAGCAGAAATATACGAAGGTGCTAAGCTGAAGGAAGAGCAGATTCCACAATGGATAACCCAGTATCTAAAAGCACATAACCATACCATATCGCCCGATGCCAACCACATGCTTGCAGAGTATTTGGGTTCTGACTTAAACAAGCTAAGCAATGAGTTAGATAAACTCATGATAAATATAAAAGGAGGCGAACCTATTACTACCAAAGAAATTGAAAATAATGTTGGTATCAGTAAAGAGTTTAATGTTTTCGAATTACAAAAGGCACTCGCAATGCGCGATATTTATAAGGCTAATTTAATTGCAAATTATTTTGCTGCTAATCCCAAGTCAAATCCAATTGTTCTTACGCTGGGTGCTTTGCATAGTTATTTTACAAAAGTATTTTTGGTAGCCAATGCACCGGCAACTGGTAATGCAGAAATGGCAAAGTATGCCGGTATTTCTCCTTATTTTTTGAGCGAGTACCAAACTGCTGCTCGTAATTTTGATAATGCTAGATTGCGTATGATTGCTTCATGGATTAGAGATACCGACCTCAAATCAAAAGGAGTTGGCAACATCTCAACGGAAGACGGTGACTTGCTAAAGGAATTGGTTTGGAAAATATTACATTGA
- a CDS encoding inositol monophosphatase, whose translation MKLNYQHLCEQVCKIAKDAGSFIRTEAKNFDRSKIEYKGLHNLVSYVDKATENMIIEELDKLLPNAAFVAEESFTVLDQSLYKWIIDPLDGTTNFTHGLPCYCVSIALLEGDKLVVGVVYEVNLDECFYTWLDAPSYMNGARISVSSINKINQSLIATGFPYTDYSRASPYMEVFDYCMVNSHGLRRLGSACADIVYVAMGRLEAFYEYGLKPWDVAAGALIVENAGGTVTDFKGGNDFIFGEEIITSNTHIHAEFLTVVKEKFEQKK comes from the coding sequence ATGAAATTGAATTACCAACATCTGTGCGAGCAGGTGTGTAAAATTGCAAAAGATGCAGGCTCCTTTATTCGCACCGAAGCAAAGAATTTCGACCGTTCCAAAATAGAATACAAAGGGTTACACAACCTTGTTTCGTATGTAGATAAGGCCACCGAAAATATGATTATTGAAGAGCTTGACAAATTATTACCCAACGCAGCCTTTGTTGCCGAAGAGAGTTTTACTGTGCTTGACCAGTCTCTTTATAAATGGATAATAGATCCACTTGATGGCACTACCAATTTCACTCATGGACTTCCATGCTACTGTGTTAGTATTGCATTATTAGAAGGCGACAAACTGGTAGTAGGTGTTGTATATGAAGTAAACCTGGATGAATGTTTTTATACCTGGTTAGATGCCCCTTCTTATATGAACGGTGCAAGGATTTCTGTATCGTCCATCAATAAAATAAATCAATCACTTATTGCAACGGGGTTCCCATACACCGACTACAGCCGCGCATCCCCTTACATGGAAGTATTTGACTATTGCATGGTTAATTCGCATGGCCTGCGCAGACTTGGTAGCGCATGTGCCGACATTGTTTATGTGGCTATGGGTAGGCTCGAAGCGTTTTATGAATATGGTCTAAAACCCTGGGATGTGGCAGCAGGCGCATTGATTGTTGAAAATGCCGGAGGCACAGTAACTGATTTTAAAGGTGGCAACGATTTTATTTTTGGCGAAGAAATTATCACCAGCAACACGCACATACATGCTGAATTCTTAACGGTGGTTAAAGAAAAATTTGAACAGAAAAAATAA
- a CDS encoding prolipoprotein diacylglyceryl transferase — protein MYPTVSDLIKDIFGINIPLPIQMFGFMMGLSFVAAAYILYLELKRKYSQGLLPSYTVTYTKGAAPAITDYLSAGLFGFIVGFKFLHGIFNYAQCVDNPQDFILSTDGNWLLGVLCAIGFAAYRYYEYTKQKNTETGEVTERLQPQVAVSNITVTAMISGIIGAKIFHMLENLDEFYHDPIESIMSFAGLTFYGGAILGAVGVIWYTRKIGLKPSIHISDAIVPGLMLAYSIGRAGCQLSGDGDWGIDNLSPKPSWLSFMPDWFWSYTYPHNVNSVGVPIEDCVGKHCFQLENPVFPTPLYEVLACFFLFLIMWNVRHRLKYAGVMTCLYLIFNGFERFFIEKIRINTTSTFAGITFTQAELISSIMVLSGIAGLIYIYTHKEQQERALYKNESTT, from the coding sequence GTGTATCCTACCGTAAGCGATCTGATTAAAGATATTTTTGGAATTAATATCCCCTTGCCCATTCAAATGTTTGGGTTTATGATGGGCCTTTCGTTTGTTGCTGCTGCTTATATACTTTACCTTGAGCTAAAGCGAAAATACAGTCAAGGACTTTTGCCATCATATACGGTTACGTATACAAAAGGAGCTGCACCTGCTATTACCGATTATTTAAGTGCCGGTTTATTTGGTTTTATTGTTGGATTTAAATTCTTGCATGGCATTTTCAATTATGCACAATGCGTTGACAATCCACAAGATTTTATATTAAGTACCGATGGCAATTGGCTGCTTGGAGTTCTATGTGCAATAGGATTTGCAGCCTATCGCTATTATGAATATACGAAGCAAAAAAATACCGAGACCGGTGAAGTTACAGAGCGGCTTCAACCACAAGTAGCAGTTAGTAATATTACAGTTACGGCTATGATTAGCGGCATTATAGGTGCCAAAATATTTCACATGCTTGAAAATCTGGACGAATTCTATCATGACCCGATTGAATCAATCATGTCATTTGCCGGATTAACATTTTATGGTGGAGCTATACTTGGAGCTGTAGGAGTAATTTGGTATACACGCAAAATTGGTCTTAAGCCAAGCATACACATTAGTGATGCCATTGTTCCCGGATTAATGCTGGCCTATTCTATTGGCCGCGCAGGTTGTCAGTTGTCGGGCGATGGTGACTGGGGAATAGATAATCTTTCGCCTAAACCATCGTGGCTCAGCTTTATGCCTGACTGGTTTTGGTCATACACCTATCCTCATAATGTAAATTCAGTTGGCGTTCCTATTGAAGATTGTGTAGGCAAGCATTGCTTTCAATTAGAAAACCCCGTTTTTCCTACTCCGCTTTACGAAGTGCTTGCTTGTTTTTTTCTTTTCCTGATTATGTGGAATGTAAGACATCGCTTGAAATATGCAGGAGTTATGACTTGCCTATATTTAATATTCAATGGCTTTGAACGTTTTTTTATAGAAAAAATTCGCATTAACACCACCTCAACTTTTGCAGGCATAACCTTTACTCAGGCAGAACTAATTTCAAGCATCATGGTACTAAGTGGCATTGCTGGTTTAATTTATATATACACCCACAAAGAGCAACAGGAGCGCGCCTTGTACAAAAATGAATCAACCACCTAA